A stretch of the Macaca thibetana thibetana isolate TM-01 chromosome X, ASM2454274v1, whole genome shotgun sequence genome encodes the following:
- the DYNLT3 gene encoding dynein light chain Tctex-type 3 has product MEEYHRHCDEVGFNAEEAHNIVKECVDGVLGGEDYNHNNINQWTASIVEQSLTHLVKLGKAYKYIVTCAVVQKSAYGFHTASSCFWDTTSDGTCTVRWENRTMNCIVNVFAIAIVL; this is encoded by the exons ATGGAGGAGTACCATCGCCACTGCGACGAG GTTGGCTTCAATGCTGAGGAAGCCCACAATATTGTCAAAGAG TGTGTAGATGGGGTTTTAGGTGGTGAAGATTATAATCACAACAACATCAACCAGTGGACCGCAAGCATAGTGGAACAATCCTTAACACATTTGGTTAAGTTGGGAAAAGCTTATAAATATATTG TGACCTGTGCAGTGGTCCAGAAGAGCGCATATGGCTTTCACACAGCCAGCTCCTGCTTTTGGGATACCACATCTGATG gAACCTGTACCGTAAGATGGGAGAACCGGACCATGAACTGTATTGTCAATGTTTTTGCCATTGCTATTGTTCTTTAA